Within Sulfurihydrogenibium subterraneum DSM 15120, the genomic segment TCTGTCCTCCTTATCAAAATACTGAAAAATGTTATCCTGTTAAGAAACAGTATGCTTATACGTGTGAAGAAGTTGAAACTAACTTGTTAGAAAATTTAAAATGGGTTGAAGCAAAAGATATAGAAGCTGGAGATTACATAGTTATTCCATATCCAAAAGAGATAAGTGAAAAGGTTGAGCTAAATATTTTAGATTATGTTGATAATCCTTACTTAGTAGAAAAAGATGGCTTTATTTACAAAGTAAACCATGACAAACAAAAAAGAACGCCAGAATTTAACAATCAAATAAACAAAATCAAAAGTAGGATAAAAATTGATTACGATTTTATGAGATTTTTAGGTTATTATGTTGCTGAAGGTTATATTAATAAATCTGGAAATAAACTTTCTACTGTGTTTACTTTTGGAGTTAAAGATAAAGAGTTTATTGAAGATGTTATCTCTTTAAGTAAAAAACTTTTTGATATCAATCCAACTGTAGCACATAATAAGGATAATTCAGTAAGAATTACTATAAACAGCACATATCTATCCCAATTTATTAAAAATTTAGTAGGAACAGGATTCAATAAAAAAATTCTTCCTCCAGAAGTAATGCTTGCAAATCCAGAAGCTCAAAAAGGTTTAATAGTAGGTTTATTTAGAGGAGATGCTACAGCTGTAAGCGACGGATACAGACTTACACTTTCAAATAAAACCCTTATTTACCAAACATTCCATATTTTATTAAGGATAGGAAGTTTACCAAGAATATCGAAAGCTTTAAAAAATCAGCTTGCTACTGAAGACCCTTATTCCGTTCACATATCCATAAATGACAGTGAAGATTTAATAAAACTTATAAACAAAGACACCTACAAGATAACAGCAAAACCAGATAAAACAAAAATAAACAGCTACAGATTCAGATACAAAGACTTTGTTTTCTACAAAATAACGAAAGTAGAAAAAGAAACCTTTGACGGAATTGTTTACGACTTTGAAGTTAGAGGAGACCACAGCTTCACAGCTAACTTAGTTGCAGCACATAACTGCTACGTCAACGTTGTCGATGACTCTTTAGAGTCTATTATGGATAAAGCAAAAGAGACCGCATTTTTAGCCAAGTATGCTGGAGGAGTTGGAACAGATGTAACCAGAATAAGAGCAACAGGCTCAAAAATACACTCTCTTAACGCAAAATCGTCAGGAATAATACCGTTTATAAAAATCTTTGACACGATAGTAAACGCAATTCAGCAAGGTGGTAGGAGAAGAAGCTCCCAAGTTATGTATCTACAACCTTGGCATTTAGACGTAGAAGCATTCTTAGACTTAAGAGAAACTACAGGAAACCCTTACTTTAGAACACCTTCTCTCAATACAGCTCTCTGGATGCCAGATGAACTTATGAGAAGAATAAAAGAAGGAGAGCCTATTTACCTTTTTGACCCAGCAGAATGTCCAAAATTAGTCACAGCATGGGGAGAGGAGTTTAAAAAAGAGTATGAAAAATGTATAGAAAAAGCGGAAAAAGGCGAGTTAAAACTATGGAAGAAAATAGACAGTAAAGACTTTTATAAAAAGTATCTCTTTAAACTTGCTAAAACAGGTCATCCCTGGCTCACGTTTAAAGACAGACACAACGAAAAAAACCCTTGCCCTCAGTATAGCGTAATAAACTCATCTAACCTTTGTACCGAAATAAGTATTCCAAACTCTCCTGAGAGTACTGCAGTTTGTACGCTTGCATCGGTTAATTTAGCAAGGCACGTAAAAGAAGATAAATCAGACTTTGACTGGGACAAGTTGAAAGACACATTAGAAACTATGGTTGTTGCCCTTGACAATATCCTTGATAAAAACTTCTATCCTTCAGAAGAATCAAGAAAGAATACAATGGATTTAAGACCAATTGGCATCGGAGTTATGGGATTTCACGAAGCACTGATAAAGTTAGGAATCTCTTACGATAGTGATAAAGCAGTTGAAACAGCAAGGAAGATAGCCAAGTTTATGAGAGAGGTAACATACGCAAAATCTCAGGAGCTGGCAAAAGAAAGAGGAGCATTCCCTCACTACTATGAAGCAAACTACGATTATCCACCAAGAAGAAACGCCGTCTTATTAGCTATAGCACCAACAGCTTCCATATCAATTATAGCCGGAACCTCTTCAAGTATAGACAACTATTTCTCTAATATCTTCTCGAGGGATACACTGTCAGGAAAGTTTATAGTTATAAACAAACCACTTATGAAAGAGTTAGAAGAAAGTGGATTATGGTCAGAGGAGCTGGCGGAAAAGATAAAAGCCCACCAAGGAAGTATCCAGTACATAGAAGAGTTAGACGGTAAGATAGATAAATCTCTATATAAAACAGCTTACGAAGTATCACCTTACAGACAGATAGATATAGCAGCTGCATTCCAAGAGCACATAGATCAAGCAGTGTCTAAGTCTTTATACATAGAGGAAGATTTAAGAGATAAGATGGAAGATATATACATGTACGCTTGGGAAAAAGGTTTAAAATCTACTTACTACTGCTTTATCGATAAAACAGTCAAAGGTGAAAAGTACACTATGAATGTTAATAAACGTGGAGAAAGAAGAGGTTTTGGACTTGCAAGAAGAAACGATAAAGAGTTAGAAAAAGAGCTTGAGGAAATTGAAAAACAGGCAAGGGAAAAGTATGGAGATGAAGTTGTAGATGCTGTAAAAAGCGGTAATATAGAAGGCTGTCCAACAGACCCTTTACTTGCAAAGATATGTCCAAGTTGTGAGTAAAAAAATATGATAAAAAAAGAAGATTTAGAAAAAGAAATAGAAAATCTACCGGAGGAGGTTGTATCCTCCGGTTATTCTAAAGGATACAATCCAAACGACATACTTTGCCGAATGTGTGCTTACAAATCCTGCATGCAAGAAAAACAAGGTAGGCTACTTCTTGGAAGCAAACTAAAAAAGAAACCCTGATTTAAAACATTTATCTTTTTATCAAAAACAGTAAAATTTTATAAAACTAACTTTAAAGGACTATCTAAATTTGAAGTACATAAAAACAGACATCACCTGTAGATTAGATAATCTTCCTTGGACACCTTTTCATACAAAATTTGTTATAGCCCTTGGTATAACATGGATTTTAGATGCTTTTGAGGTAGTTATTGTAAGTGTTGTACTAAAATCTATGTCAAAGAGTCTTAATCTTTCTACCTTTGAATCTTCTTGGCTTGT encodes:
- a CDS encoding ribonucleoside-diphosphate reductase subunit alpha: MQRIVIKRDGTVEKFQMKKLVDAIFALLEGLELPDDYEIVFKVAKELDLKIPEKVTTEELDYLVLKAIEHLIPKNYIYDTLATRQLLKIINRRIDRRFRSFKDYINYAVEEKLLKPELLQFDLDRIENAIDYSRDYNLDYFGLSTLKDRYLMKDREFETIEKPQWFFMRVAMGIGNTEDEIIKIYNKLSNLEYLHSTPTLFNSGTLTNQYSSCFPAGTPVITKDGVKNIEDIKIGDVVLTAEGNYRVVSGLFSRKYQRDLYKLHVWGLWGKEETVKATDDHKFLVLKKEDIECNRKFVKVCPPYQNTEKCYPVKKQYAYTCEEVETNLLENLKWVEAKDIEAGDYIVIPYPKEISEKVELNILDYVDNPYLVEKDGFIYKVNHDKQKRTPEFNNQINKIKSRIKIDYDFMRFLGYYVAEGYINKSGNKLSTVFTFGVKDKEFIEDVISLSKKLFDINPTVAHNKDNSVRITINSTYLSQFIKNLVGTGFNKKILPPEVMLANPEAQKGLIVGLFRGDATAVSDGYRLTLSNKTLIYQTFHILLRIGSLPRISKALKNQLATEDPYSVHISINDSEDLIKLINKDTYKITAKPDKTKINSYRFRYKDFVFYKITKVEKETFDGIVYDFEVRGDHSFTANLVAAHNCYVNVVDDSLESIMDKAKETAFLAKYAGGVGTDVTRIRATGSKIHSLNAKSSGIIPFIKIFDTIVNAIQQGGRRRSSQVMYLQPWHLDVEAFLDLRETTGNPYFRTPSLNTALWMPDELMRRIKEGEPIYLFDPAECPKLVTAWGEEFKKEYEKCIEKAEKGELKLWKKIDSKDFYKKYLFKLAKTGHPWLTFKDRHNEKNPCPQYSVINSSNLCTEISIPNSPESTAVCTLASVNLARHVKEDKSDFDWDKLKDTLETMVVALDNILDKNFYPSEESRKNTMDLRPIGIGVMGFHEALIKLGISYDSDKAVETARKIAKFMREVTYAKSQELAKERGAFPHYYEANYDYPPRRNAVLLAIAPTASISIIAGTSSSIDNYFSNIFSRDTLSGKFIVINKPLMKELEESGLWSEELAEKIKAHQGSIQYIEELDGKIDKSLYKTAYEVSPYRQIDIAAAFQEHIDQAVSKSLYIEEDLRDKMEDIYMYAWEKGLKSTYYCFIDKTVKGEKYTMNVNKRGERRGFGLARRNDKELEKELEEIEKQAREKYGDEVVDAVKSGNIEGCPTDPLLAKICPSCE